A region of Arabidopsis thaliana chromosome 5, partial sequence DNA encodes the following proteins:
- a CDS encoding Pentatricopeptide repeat (PPR) superfamily protein (Pentatricopeptide repeat (PPR) superfamily protein; CONTAINS InterPro DOMAIN/s: Pentatricopeptide repeat (InterPro:IPR002885); BEST Arabidopsis thaliana protein match is: Tetratricopeptide repeat (TPR)-like superfamily protein (TAIR:AT3G49730.1); Has 1807 Blast hits to 1807 proteins in 277 species: Archae - 0; Bacteria - 0; Metazoa - 736; Fungi - 347; Plants - 385; Viruses - 0; Other Eukaryotes - 339 (source: NCBI BLink).): protein MNSLFTAFRRNLLLNPNPHRNFFLHRLLSSSRRSSPLIPVEPLIQRIQSPAVPDSTCTPPQQNTVSKTDLSTISNLLENTDVVPGSSLESALDETGIEPSVELVHALFDRLSSSPMLLHSVFKWAEMKPGFTLSPSLFDSVVNSLCKAREFEIAWSLVFDRVRSDEGSNLVSADTFIVLIRRYARAGMVQQAIRAFEFARSYEPVCKSATELRLLEVLLDALCKEGHVREASMYLERIGGTMDSNWVPSVRIFNILLNGWFRSRKLKQAEKLWEEMKAMNVKPTVVTYGTLIEGYCRMRRVQIAMEVLEEMKMAEMEINFMVFNPIIDGLGEAGRLSEALGMMERFFVCESGPTIVTYNSLVKNFCKAGDLPGASKILKMMMTRGVDPTTTTYNHFFKYFSKHNKTEEGMNLYFKLIEAGHSPDRLTYHLILKMLCEDGKLSLAMQVNKEMKNRGIDPDLLTTTMLIHLLCRLEMLEEAFEEFDNAVRRGIIPQYITFKMIDNGLRSKGMSDMAKRLSSLMSSLPHSKKLPNTYREAVDAPPDKDRRKSILHRAEAMSDVLKGCRNPRKLVKMRGSHKKAVGEDINLIDDINERNGDAGDFE, encoded by the exons ATGAACTCTCTGTTCACCGCCTTCCGCCGCAACCTCCtcttaaaccctaatcctCACCGCAACTTCTTTCTTCATAGATTGTTATCATCATCTCGCCGTTCATCCCCGCTCATTCCCGTCGAGCCTCTCATCCAACGGATACAATCACCCGCCGTACCCGATTCTACATGTACTCCACCGCAACAAAACACCGTCTCGAAAACCGATCTCTCTACTATATCGAATCTTCTCGAGAACACTGATGTTGTTCCCGGTTCGAGTCTCGAGTCAGCTTTAGATGAAACCGGAATCGAACCGAGTGTTGAGTTGGTTCACGCGTTGTTCGATCGGTTAAGTTCATCGCCGATGTTGCTTCACTCAGTGTTCAAATGGGCGGAGATGAAACCTGGGTTTACACTTTCTCCTTCACTTTTCGATTCTGTTGTCAATTCTCTATGTAAAGCTCGTGAATTTGAAATTGCTTGGTCGTTGGTTTTTGATCGAGTGAGAAGCGATGAAGGATCGAATTTGGTTTCTGCAGATACGTTCATCGTTTTGATCAGACGGTATGCTCGTGCTG GTATGGTGCAACAAGCTATACGAGCTTTTGAATTCGCTAGAAGTTATGAACCGGTTTGTAAATCAGCTACGGAACTTAGGTTGCTTGAGGTTTTGTTAGATGCACTTTGTAAAGAAGGTCATGTTAGAGAAGCTTCAATGTATTTGGAGAGAATAGGAGGGACGATGGATTCGAATTGGGTTCCTTCTGTTCggattttcaacattttattgAATGGATGGTTTCGTTCAAGAAAGCTAAAGCAGGCAGAGAAGTTATGGGAAGAGATGAAAGCGATGAATGTGAAGCCGACTGTTGTTACTTACGGTACTCTTATCGAAGGGTATTGCAGGATGCGTCGTGTTCAGATTGCTATGGAGGTTcttgaagaaatgaagatgGCAGAAATGGAGATTAATTTTATGGTCTTTAATCCGATTATCGATGGTTTAGGAGAAGCGGGGCGGTTAAGTGAAGCTCTAGGTATGATGGAAAGGTTCTTCGTTTGTGAATCAGGTCCTACTATAGTGACTTATAATTCACTAGTGAAGAATTTCTGCAAGGCTGGAGATCTTCCTGGTGCTAGCAAAATActcaagatgatgatgacacgAGGTGTTGATCCTACCACGACTACATACAACCATTTCTTCAAGTATTTCTCAAAGCATAACAAAACGGAAGAGGGCATGAACTTATATTTCAAGTTGATTGAAGCTGGACACAGTCCAGACCGGTTAACGTATCATTTGATCTTGAAAATGCTGTGTGAGGATGGGAAGCTGAGCTTGGCGATGCAAGTGAACAAGGAGatgaaaaacagaggaatcgATCCTGACTTATTAACAACCACAATGCTTATACATTTGCTCTGCAGACTCGAGATGTTAGAAGAAGCCTTTGAAGAGTTTGACAACGCAGTGAGACGAGGGATTATTCCACAGTACATCACATTTAAGATGATCGATAACGGGTTGAGATCGAAAGGGATGAGCGATATGGCGAAGAGACTATCCAGCCTAATGTCGTCTCTTCCTCACTCGAAGAAGCTGCCAAATACATACAGAGAAGCAGTAGATGCACCGCCTGATAAAGATAGAAGGAAGTCTATTTTGCATAGAGCAGAAGCCATGTCTGATGTGTTGAAAGGTTGCAGGAACCCGAGAAAACTCGTGAAGATGCGTGGATCGCACAAAAAAGCTGTTGGTGAAGACATAAACCTGATAGATGATATCAATGAACGAAATGGAGATGCAGGGGATTTTGAGTGA
- the YUC4 gene encoding Flavin-binding monooxygenase family protein (YUCCA4 (YUC4); FUNCTIONS IN: NADP or NADPH binding, oxidoreductase activity, monooxygenase activity, FAD binding, flavin-containing monooxygenase activity; INVOLVED IN: in 7 processes; EXPRESSED IN: 12 plant structures; EXPRESSED DURING: 6 growth stages; CONTAINS InterPro DOMAIN/s: Pyridine nucleotide-disulphide oxidoreductase, class-II (InterPro:IPR000103), FAD-dependent pyridine nucleotide-disulphide oxidoreductase (InterPro:IPR013027), Flavin-containing monooxygenase-like (InterPro:IPR020946); BEST Arabidopsis thaliana protein match is: Flavin-binding monooxygenase family protein (TAIR:AT4G32540.1); Has 1807 Blast hits to 1807 proteins in 277 species: Archae - 0; Bacteria - 0; Metazoa - 736; Fungi - 347; Plants - 385; Viruses - 0; Other Eukaryotes - 339 (source: NCBI BLink).) — translation MGTCRESEPTQIFVPGPIIVGAGPSGLAVAACLSNRGVPSVILERTDCLASLWQKRTYDRLKLHLPKHFCELPLMPFPKNFPKYPSKQLFISYVESYAARFNIKPVFNQTVEKAEFDDASGLWNVKTQDGVYTSTWLVVATGENAEPVFPNIPGLKKFTGPVVHTSAYKSGSAFANRKVLVVGCGNSGMEVSLDLCRYNALPHMVVRNSVHVLPRDFFGLSTFGIAMTLLKWFPLKLVDKFLLLLANSTLGNTDLLGLRRPKTGPIELKNVTGKTPVLDVGAISLIRSGQIKVTQAVKEITRNGAKFLNGKEIEFDSIILATGYKSNVPDWLKENSFFTKEGMPKTPFPNGWKGEKGLYTVGFTRRGLSGTAYDAVKIAEDITDQWMKFNGPLSCRNICSSHIIHLHFNKS, via the exons ATGGGCACTTGTAGAGAATCAGAACCTACTCAAATCTTCGTTCCTGGTCCGATCATCGTCGGAGCCGGGCCTTCCGGTCTAGCCGTAGCGGCTTGTTTGTCAAACCGAGGCGTACCATCGGTTATCCTCGAGAGAACCGATTGTTTAGCTTCTTTATGGCAAAAAAGAACCTACGACCGTCTCAAACTCCATCTCCCTAAACACTTTTGCGAGCTTCCTCTTATGCCTTTCCCTAAAAACTTCCCCAAATACCCATCCAAGCAACTATTCATCTCCTACGTTGAGTCCTACGCTGCCCGGTTTAATATCAAACCGGTATTTAACCAAACCGTCGAGAAAGCAGAGTTCGATGACGCATCTGGTCTATGGAATGTGAAGACGCAAGACGGTGTATACACATCCACGTGGCTGGTGGTTGCCACAGGGGAAAACGCTGAACCGGTGTTTCCGAACATACCCGGTTTAAAGAAGTTTACTGGACCGGTTGTTCACACCAGTGCGTACAAGTCCGGTTCGGCATTCGCAAACCGGAAGGTTTTGGTGGTTGGTTGTGGAAATTCCGGTATGGAGGTCAGCTTGGATCTTTGTAGATACAATGCTCTGCCTCATATGGTCGTTAGAAACTCT GTACATGTATTACCAAGAGACTTTTTTGGTCTATCAACATTTGGAATAGCCATGACACTACTGAAATGGTTTCCTCTAAAGCTGGTGGACAAATTTCTCCTACTTCTTGCTAATTCTACGTTGGGCAATACCGACCTTTTAGGCCTTCGACGACCTAAGACCGGACCAATTGAGCTAAAGAACGTCACCGGTAAAACTCCCGTTCTTGATGTCGGTGCCATTTCTTTAATCCGATCAGGACAAATTAAA GTGACGCAAGCCGTGAAAGAAATAACGAGGAACGGGGCAAAGTTTCTGAATGGGAAAGAAATTGAATTCGACTCCATAATATTAGCGACTGGGTATAAGAGTAATGTACCCGATTGGCTTAAG GAGAATAGTTTTTTCACAAAAGAAGGAATGCCAAAAACGCCGTTTCCTAACGGATGGAAAGGAGAGAAGGGACTATACACGGTGGGTTTCACGAGAAGAGGACTTTCGGGAACAGCCTATGACGCCGTTAAGATCGCTGAGGATATAACAGACCAATGGATGAAATTTAACGGTCCGTTGAGTTGTAGGAATATTTGTAGTTCCCATATTATTCATCTTCATTTCAATAAATCCTAA
- the YUC4 gene encoding Flavin-binding monooxygenase family protein (YUCCA4 (YUC4); FUNCTIONS IN: NADP or NADPH binding, oxidoreductase activity, monooxygenase activity, FAD binding, flavin-containing monooxygenase activity; INVOLVED IN: in 7 processes; EXPRESSED IN: 12 plant structures; EXPRESSED DURING: 6 growth stages; CONTAINS InterPro DOMAIN/s: Pyridine nucleotide-disulphide oxidoreductase, class-II (InterPro:IPR000103), FAD-dependent pyridine nucleotide-disulphide oxidoreductase (InterPro:IPR013027), Flavin-containing monooxygenase-like (InterPro:IPR020946); BEST Arabidopsis thaliana protein match is: Flavin-binding monooxygenase family protein (TAIR:AT4G32540.1); Has 12265 Blast hits to 12250 proteins in 1811 species: Archae - 85; Bacteria - 7080; Metazoa - 781; Fungi - 1596; Plants - 658; Viruses - 0; Other Eukaryotes - 2065 (source: NCBI BLink).), with the protein MGTCRESEPTQIFVPGPIIVGAGPSGLAVAACLSNRGVPSVILERTDCLASLWQKRTYDRLKLHLPKHFCELPLMPFPKNFPKYPSKQLFISYVESYAARFNIKPVFNQTVEKAEFDDASGLWNVKTQDGVYTSTWLVVATGENAEPVFPNIPGLKKFTGPVVHTSAYKSGSAFANRKVLVVGCGNSGMEVSLDLCRYNALPHMVVRNSVHVLPRDFFGLSTFGIAMTLLKWFPLKLVDKFLLLLANSTLGNTDLLGLRRPKTGPIELKNVTGKTPVLDVGAISLIRSGQIKVTQAVKEITRNGAKFLNGKEIEFDSIILATGYKSNVPDWLKVLLSIYYLSYSLSCYIYVNVYMYM; encoded by the exons ATGGGCACTTGTAGAGAATCAGAACCTACTCAAATCTTCGTTCCTGGTCCGATCATCGTCGGAGCCGGGCCTTCCGGTCTAGCCGTAGCGGCTTGTTTGTCAAACCGAGGCGTACCATCGGTTATCCTCGAGAGAACCGATTGTTTAGCTTCTTTATGGCAAAAAAGAACCTACGACCGTCTCAAACTCCATCTCCCTAAACACTTTTGCGAGCTTCCTCTTATGCCTTTCCCTAAAAACTTCCCCAAATACCCATCCAAGCAACTATTCATCTCCTACGTTGAGTCCTACGCTGCCCGGTTTAATATCAAACCGGTATTTAACCAAACCGTCGAGAAAGCAGAGTTCGATGACGCATCTGGTCTATGGAATGTGAAGACGCAAGACGGTGTATACACATCCACGTGGCTGGTGGTTGCCACAGGGGAAAACGCTGAACCGGTGTTTCCGAACATACCCGGTTTAAAGAAGTTTACTGGACCGGTTGTTCACACCAGTGCGTACAAGTCCGGTTCGGCATTCGCAAACCGGAAGGTTTTGGTGGTTGGTTGTGGAAATTCCGGTATGGAGGTCAGCTTGGATCTTTGTAGATACAATGCTCTGCCTCATATGGTCGTTAGAAACTCT GTACATGTATTACCAAGAGACTTTTTTGGTCTATCAACATTTGGAATAGCCATGACACTACTGAAATGGTTTCCTCTAAAGCTGGTGGACAAATTTCTCCTACTTCTTGCTAATTCTACGTTGGGCAATACCGACCTTTTAGGCCTTCGACGACCTAAGACCGGACCAATTGAGCTAAAGAACGTCACCGGTAAAACTCCCGTTCTTGATGTCGGTGCCATTTCTTTAATCCGATCAGGACAAATTAAA GTGACGCAAGCCGTGAAAGAAATAACGAGGAACGGGGCAAAGTTTCTGAATGGGAAAGAAATTGAATTCGACTCCATAATATTAGCGACTGGGTATAAGAGTAATGTACCCGATTGGCTTAAGGTACTTTTAAGCATATACTATTTATCATATTCTCTCTCTTgctatatatatgtcaatgtgtatatgtatatgtga
- a CDS encoding FAD/NAD(P)-binding oxidoreductase family protein (FAD/NAD(P)-binding oxidoreductase family protein; FUNCTIONS IN: oxidoreductase activity, monooxygenase activity; INVOLVED IN: oxidation reduction; LOCATED IN: endomembrane system; CONTAINS InterPro DOMAIN/s: Monooxygenase, FAD-binding (InterPro:IPR002938); BEST Arabidopsis thaliana protein match is: FAD/NAD(P)-binding oxidoreductase family protein (TAIR:AT2G35660.1); Has 1807 Blast hits to 1807 proteins in 277 species: Archae - 0; Bacteria - 0; Metazoa - 736; Fungi - 347; Plants - 385; Viruses - 0; Other Eukaryotes - 339 (source: NCBI BLink).), with the protein MGKKKGKAIIVGGSIAGLSCAHSLTLACWDVLVLEKSSEPPVGSPTGAGLGLDPQARQIIKSWLTTPQLLDEITLPLSIDQNQTTDSEKKVTRILTRDEDFDFRAAYWSDIQSLLYNALPQTMFLWGHKFLSFTMSQDESNVKVKTLVVETQETVEIEGDLLIAADGCLSSIRKTFLPDFKLRYSGYCAWRGVFDFSGNENSETVSGIKKVYPDLGKCLYFDLGEQTHSVFYELFNKKLNWIWYVNQPEPDLKSNSVTLKVSQEMINKMHQEAETIWIPELARLMSETKDPFLNVIYDSDPLERIFWGNIVLVGDAAHPTTPHGLRSTNMSILDAEVLGKCLENCGPENVSLGLEEYQRIRLPVVSEQVLYARRLGRIKQGLDHDGIGDGVFGLEQRNMPFFSCAPLI; encoded by the exons atggggaagaagaaagggaaagCGATCATAGTAGGAGGAAGTATAGCAGGCTTATCTTGCGCACACTCGCTCACGTTAGCATGCTGGGATGTTTTGGTTCTCGAGAAATCTTCCGAACCTCCTGTTGGGAGTCCTACTGGTGCTGGGCTCGGACTCGACCCTCAGGCTCGGCAGATCATCAAATCATGGCTTACTACTCCACAGCTCTTAGATGAAATCACCTTGCCTCTCTCGATTGATCAG AATCAGACAACTGATAGTGAGAAGAAAGTGACAAGGATTTTAACAAGAGATGAGGATTTTGATTTCCGAGCAGCTTATTGGTCAGATATTCAATCTCTTCTGTATAACGCATTGCCTCAGACCATGTTTCTTTGGGGACATAAGTTTCTGTCTTTCACAATGTCACAAGATGAATCTAATGTAAAGGTTAAGACTTTAGTTGTGGAAACTCAAGAAACTGTTGAAATTGAAGGAGACTTACTTATTGCAGCTGATGGGTGTTTGTCTTCGATTCGGAAAACTTTCTTGCCTGACTTTAAACTGAG GTACTCTGGTTATTGTGCTTGGAGAGGTGTATTTGATTTCTCAGGGAATGAGAACTCGGAAACAGTTAGTGGGATTAAGAAAGTGTATCCGGATCTTGGAAAATGCTTGTATTTTGATCTCGGTGAACAGACTCATAGCGTGTTTTACGAGCTTTTTAACAAGAAACTCAACTGGATTTGGTATGTCAATCAACCAGAGCCTGACCTGAAA AGCAACTCTGTTACTCTAAAAGTGAGTCAAGAAATGATCAATAAGATGCATCAAGAAGCAGAAACCATTTGGATCCCCGAACTAGCGAGACTCATGAGTGAAACAAAGGATCCTTTCCTTAATGTTATTTACGACTCTGACCCTTTAGAACGAATCTTTTGGGGAAACATCGTGTTGGTTGGAGACGCGGCTCATCCCACGACCCCTCATGGTCTAAGAAGCACAAACATGTCGATACTTGATGCGGAAGTGCTAGGCAAATGCTTAGAGAACTGTGGACCTGAGAATGTAAGTTTGGGTCTTGAGGAATATCAGAGAATAAGATTGCCTGTTGTTTCTGAGCAAGTTTTGTATGCAAGGCGTTTGGGGCGTATCAAGCAAGGTCTGGATCATGACGGAATTGGAGATGGCGTTTTTGGTTTGGAGCAGAGAAACATGCCATTCTTTTCCTGTGCTCCCCTTATCTAG
- a CDS encoding FAD/NAD(P)-binding oxidoreductase family protein (FAD/NAD(P)-binding oxidoreductase family protein; FUNCTIONS IN: oxidoreductase activity, monooxygenase activity; INVOLVED IN: oxidation reduction; LOCATED IN: endomembrane system; CONTAINS InterPro DOMAIN/s: Monooxygenase, FAD-binding (InterPro:IPR002938); BEST Arabidopsis thaliana protein match is: FAD/NAD(P)-binding oxidoreductase family protein (TAIR:AT2G35660.1).) translates to MGKKKGKAIIVGGSIAGLSCAHSLTLACWDVLVLEKSSEPPVGSPTGAGLGLDPQARQIIKSWLTTPQLLDEITLPLSIDQNQTTDSEKKVTRILTRDEDFDFRAAYWSDIQSLLYNALPQTMFLWGHKFLSFTMSQDESNVKVKTLVVETQETVEIEGDLLIAADGCLSSIRKTFLPDFKLRYSGYCAWRGVFDFSGNENSETVSGIKKVYPDLGKCLYFDLGEQTHSVFYELFNKKLNWIWYVNQPEPDLKVRRLIPLSF, encoded by the exons atggggaagaagaaagggaaagCGATCATAGTAGGAGGAAGTATAGCAGGCTTATCTTGCGCACACTCGCTCACGTTAGCATGCTGGGATGTTTTGGTTCTCGAGAAATCTTCCGAACCTCCTGTTGGGAGTCCTACTGGTGCTGGGCTCGGACTCGACCCTCAGGCTCGGCAGATCATCAAATCATGGCTTACTACTCCACAGCTCTTAGATGAAATCACCTTGCCTCTCTCGATTGATCAG AATCAGACAACTGATAGTGAGAAGAAAGTGACAAGGATTTTAACAAGAGATGAGGATTTTGATTTCCGAGCAGCTTATTGGTCAGATATTCAATCTCTTCTGTATAACGCATTGCCTCAGACCATGTTTCTTTGGGGACATAAGTTTCTGTCTTTCACAATGTCACAAGATGAATCTAATGTAAAGGTTAAGACTTTAGTTGTGGAAACTCAAGAAACTGTTGAAATTGAAGGAGACTTACTTATTGCAGCTGATGGGTGTTTGTCTTCGATTCGGAAAACTTTCTTGCCTGACTTTAAACTGAG GTACTCTGGTTATTGTGCTTGGAGAGGTGTATTTGATTTCTCAGGGAATGAGAACTCGGAAACAGTTAGTGGGATTAAGAAAGTGTATCCGGATCTTGGAAAATGCTTGTATTTTGATCTCGGTGAACAGACTCATAGCGTGTTTTACGAGCTTTTTAACAAGAAACTCAACTGGATTTGGTATGTCAATCAACCAGAGCCTGACCTGAAAGTAAGAAGACTaattcctctctctttttga
- a CDS encoding Acyl-CoA N-acyltransferases (NAT) superfamily protein (Acyl-CoA N-acyltransferases (NAT) superfamily protein; FUNCTIONS IN: N-acetyltransferase activity; INVOLVED IN: metabolic process; LOCATED IN: cellular_component unknown; EXPRESSED IN: 23 plant structures; EXPRESSED DURING: 15 growth stages; CONTAINS InterPro DOMAIN/s: GCN5-related N-acetyltransferase, C-terminal (InterPro:IPR022610), GCN5-related N-acetyltransferase (InterPro:IPR000182), Acyl-CoA N-acyltransferase (InterPro:IPR016181); BEST Arabidopsis thaliana protein match is: Acyl-CoA N-acyltransferases (NAT) superfamily protein (TAIR:AT5G16800.3); Has 1807 Blast hits to 1807 proteins in 277 species: Archae - 0; Bacteria - 0; Metazoa - 736; Fungi - 347; Plants - 385; Viruses - 0; Other Eukaryotes - 339 (source: NCBI BLink).) — MGAGREVSVSLDGVRDKNLMQLKILNTVLFPVRYNDKYYADAIAAGEFTKLAYYNDICVGAIACRLEKKESGAMRVYIMTLGVLAPYRGIGIGSNLLNHVLDMCSKQNMCEIYLHVQTNNEDAIKFYKKFGFEITDTIQNYYINIEPRDCYVVSKSFAQSEANK, encoded by the exons ATGGGAGCTGGGAGAGAAGTCAGCGTATCGCTAGATGGAGTCAGAGACAAAAACTTGATGCAGCTTAAGATACTCAACACGGTTTTGTTCCCGGTTCGTTACAACGACAAGTACTACGCCGATGCAATCGCTGCCGGCGAATTCACCAAGCTTg CATATTACAATGACATATGTGTTGGAGCTATCGCCTGTCGgctggagaagaaagaaagtgggGCCATGCGAGTTTATATAATGACGCTTGGTGTTCTTGCACCCTACCGTGGGATTGGCATTG GCTCAAATCTATTGAATCATGTTCTTGACATGTGCTCCAAGCAAAACATGTGTGAGATATACTTGCATGTGCAGACAAACAACGAAGACGCAATCAAGTTCTACAAGAAGTTCGGCTTTGAGATCACAGATACCATACAAAACTATTACATCAACATTGAGCCAAGAGATTGCTACGTTGTCAGCAAGTCCTTTGCTCAATCTGAAGCCAACAAATGA